From Capsicum annuum cultivar UCD-10X-F1 unplaced genomic scaffold, UCD10Xv1.1 ctg37887, whole genome shotgun sequence, a single genomic window includes:
- the LOC107853141 gene encoding uncharacterized protein LOC107853141 — protein MGKAVIAEDIEHEETYLVESEKLDEFIDNTPCNHQHVDELEKRKEKQTEVVITMLPKPPPLFPHRLKKKADDKNFGKFMAMLKQLTINLPLMEALEQMFGYTKFIKDLVKKKRTVSYETVDNLLFGGAGINLMPLAMYKKLGLGDPTPMNIRLVMADRSVKRPVGILYDVLVKSANFTSPANFVILNCEVDFKVPIILGRPFLATGSVLIGLKANELLFRLNDEVVQFDVCQSMKQHKDMSIMRRSRKYL, from the exons ATGGGAAAAGCTGTGATTGCAGAGGATATTGAGCATGAAGAAACTTATCTAGTAGAGTCTGAGAAACTGGATGAATTTATTGATAATACACCATGCAACCATCAGCATGTTGATGAGTtggaaaagagaaaggaaaagcAGACCGAAGTGGTGATTACTATGCTCCCAAAACCACCTCCTCTATTTCCCCATCGATTGAAAAAGAAGGCCGACGACAAAAATTTTGGCAAGTTTATGGCCATGCTTAAGCAGTTGACAATCAACTTACCATTGAtggaggcattggagcaaatgtTCGGGTACACAAAGTTCATAAAAGACCTTGTTAAGAAGAAGCGGACAGTTAGTTATGAGACGGTGGACAATCTCCTTTTTGGtg GAGCTGGGATAAATTTGATGCCGCTTGCTAtgtataagaaattgggtttgggggatcctactcctATGAACATAAGATTAGTTATGGCAGACAGGTCTGTGAAGCGGCCCGTGGGAATTTTATATGACGTACTGGTTAAGTCGGCCAATTTCACATCTCCAGCTAATTTTGTTATTCTCAATTGTGAGGTAGACTtcaaggtgcccataatcttgggtagaccttttctCGCAACTGGGAGTGTACTTATTGGTCTAAAGGCAAATGAACTACTATTTAGGCTAAATGATGAAGTAGTTCAATTTGATGTATGCCAGTCCATGAAACAGCATAAAGATATGAGCATTATGAGGAGGAGCAGGAAGTACCTATAG